The Campylobacter sp. RM10537 genome has a segment encoding these proteins:
- a CDS encoding TetR/AcrR family transcriptional regulator, with translation MNSNKTLSKKNLARKDRIKKVACELFLARGFQEVSLSDIIKISGGSYSNIYDCFQSKEGLFFEILNDVCKKHFKLVASQIHISEDKELKENLISFARVFIKIYNTASMVSLGRIIFSQVYNINYLQNWMQDNQKFFAHNLLADLFSKQKDQFIKDNAAKLAITFCNMLKEPYFTLNVLVDSQLMSKKEQEEHIKFIVDLFLNGISNKACRIPNQV, from the coding sequence ATGAATTCAAACAAGACGCTTTCTAAGAAAAATTTAGCTCGAAAAGATAGAATAAAAAAGGTTGCTTGTGAACTTTTTTTAGCACGAGGATTTCAAGAAGTCAGCCTAAGCGATATTATAAAAATCTCTGGAGGCTCTTATTCTAATATTTATGATTGTTTTCAAAGCAAAGAAGGTTTATTTTTCGAAATTTTAAATGATGTTTGCAAAAAACATTTCAAGCTAGTTGCCTCTCAAATTCATATTTCTGAAGATAAAGAATTAAAAGAAAATTTAATTTCTTTTGCTAGAGTTTTTATTAAAATATATAATACAGCCTCAATGGTTTCTTTAGGAAGAATTATTTTTTCTCAAGTTTATAATATAAATTATCTTCAAAATTGGATGCAAGATAATCAAAAATTCTTTGCTCATAATCTTCTAGCAGATCTTTTTTCAAAACAAAAAGATCAATTTATCAAAGATAATGCTGCAAAATTAGCTATTACTTTTTGCAATATGTTAAAAGAACCTTATTTTACTTTAAATGTTTTAGTAGACTCCCAGCTTATGAGTAAAAAAGAACAAGAAGAACATATAAAATTTATAGTCGATCTTTTTTTAAATGGCATTTCAAATAAAGCCTGTAGAATACCAAATCAAGTTTAA
- the ccoG gene encoding cytochrome c oxidase accessory protein CcoG: MQNFITNYTKRRYIIYAIISIIALSLPFIEINGNHFFLLSFIHAKLNLFFISFSTQEFYLMPFILILLFLFIFFITTLGGRIWCAWSCPQTIFRVIYRDLIQTKILKIRKNINNKQKEYPGQYFKKIIAIILFYLISLIAISNLLWYFIPPEDYFEYLKNPNEHFLLIGILFFGSILFTLDVTYFAEKFCIYVCPYARIQSVMFDRDTMQVIYNEKRGGVIFDGKFKLHKKPPQGECIGCEACVSVCPTHIDIRAGMQLECINCLECADACSKIQNKFNRPSLINWTSIKSIETDKKINYFRFRTIGYLIVIGIILTILIIMGSKKEHMLLNINRSSELYQISRAGDNIEVSNAYTFLFQNTDIKDHEYYFEAKLEGIDNGIEIIRPSKPFKLEAGEQSKKIVIIRAIKKLANDNQKDIIFPLHIKAYAKDDNKIVIFRKTIFIYPKISIFKEVK, translated from the coding sequence ATGCAAAATTTTATTACTAATTACACAAAAAGGCGTTATATTATTTATGCTATTATTAGTATTATTGCATTGAGTTTACCATTTATAGAAATTAATGGGAATCATTTTTTTCTTTTAAGCTTTATCCATGCTAAATTAAATTTATTTTTTATTTCTTTTTCCACTCAAGAATTTTATCTTATGCCTTTTATTCTTATACTTCTTTTTCTATTTATATTTTTTATAACAACATTAGGTGGTAGAATTTGGTGTGCTTGGAGTTGCCCACAAACTATTTTTAGGGTTATTTATAGAGATTTAATTCAAACAAAAATTTTGAAAATTAGAAAAAATATCAATAATAAGCAAAAAGAATATCCTGGACAATATTTTAAAAAAATTATTGCTATTATTTTATTTTACCTTATTTCTTTAATTGCCATAAGTAATTTACTTTGGTATTTTATTCCGCCAGAAGACTATTTTGAATATTTAAAAAATCCTAATGAACATTTTCTTTTAATAGGAATTTTATTTTTTGGAAGTATACTTTTTACTCTTGATGTTACTTATTTTGCAGAAAAATTCTGCATATATGTTTGTCCATATGCTAGAATACAATCGGTTATGTTTGATCGCGATACCATGCAAGTAATTTATAATGAAAAACGTGGTGGAGTTATTTTTGATGGTAAATTTAAACTTCATAAAAAACCTCCTCAAGGAGAATGTATAGGATGTGAAGCCTGTGTAAGCGTGTGTCCAACACATATTGATATTAGAGCGGGAATGCAACTTGAATGTATTAATTGTCTAGAATGTGCCGATGCTTGTTCTAAAATTCAAAATAAATTCAATCGTCCAAGCTTAATCAACTGGACAAGTATCAAATCAATAGAAACAGATAAGAAAATTAATTATTTTCGCTTTAGAACTATTGGATATTTAATTGTTATTGGAATTATCTTAACTATCTTAATTATTATGGGTAGCAAAAAAGAACATATGCTTTTAAATATCAACCGAAGTAGCGAACTATACCAAATTTCACGCGCAGGGGACAATATAGAAGTTTCAAATGCATATACATTTTTATTTCAAAACACAGATATAAAAGATCATGAATATTATTTTGAAGCTAAACTAGAAGGCATTGATAATGGTATTGAAATTATTCGCCCAAGCAAACCTTTTAAACTTGAAGCCGGAGAACAAAGTAAAAAAATTGTTATTATTAGGGCTATAAAAAAACTTGCCAATGATAATCAAAAAGATATTATTTTTCCACTTCATATAAAAGCTTATGCTAAAGATGATAACAAAATTGTTATTTTTAGAAAAACGATTTTTATTTATCCTAAAATCTCAATTTTTAAGGAGGTTAAATGA
- the rpsU gene encoding 30S ribosomal protein S21 — protein MPGIKVHPNESFDEAYRKFKKQVDRNLVVTEVRARRFFEPMTEIRKKQKISARKKMLKRLYMLRRYESRL, from the coding sequence GTGCCAGGAATTAAGGTGCATCCTAACGAGTCTTTTGATGAAGCATATCGTAAATTCAAAAAACAAGTTGATAGAAATCTTGTTGTAACTGAAGTTAGAGCGAGAAGATTTTTTGAGCCTATGACTGAAATTCGTAAAAAGCAAAAAATTTCAGCACGTAAAAAAATGCTTAAAAGACTTTATATGCTTAGACGATACGAATCAAGACTTTAA
- a CDS encoding UPF0323 family lipoprotein yields MKRIKKIIQIGMMSGLAAVAGGALVACSNDNSETSNQNSNMKGAFVIIEEVAPGQYKIKDQFPSDETRVVLKDLNGTERILSKEEMDMLIKQEAEKIDNGTSNLTQSNPQMSSGGLSLGETLLASAAGAIIGSWIGSKLFGNQNFLNQQRGAFTNQSAYQRSVNSFNKASTSKASSSSKSGFFKGGLKSSNSGFGS; encoded by the coding sequence ATGAAAAGAATTAAAAAAATTATACAAATTGGGATGATGAGTGGTTTGGCAGCTGTAGCAGGAGGTGCTTTAGTTGCTTGCAGTAATGATAATTCAGAGACTTCAAATCAAAATTCAAATATGAAGGGTGCTTTTGTTATTATAGAAGAAGTTGCTCCTGGTCAATATAAAATAAAAGATCAATTTCCTAGCGATGAAACTAGAGTGGTTTTGAAAGATTTAAATGGTACAGAACGAATTTTAAGCAAAGAAGAAATGGATATGCTTATAAAACAAGAAGCAGAAAAAATAGATAATGGAACATCTAATTTGACTCAAAGCAATCCTCAAATGAGCAGTGGCGGATTAAGTTTAGGTGAAACCTTGCTTGCGAGTGCTGCTGGAGCTATTATAGGAAGTTGGATAGGTTCAAAACTTTTTGGAAATCAAAATTTTCTTAATCAACAGCGAGGAGCTTTTACAAACCAAAGTGCTTACCAAAGAAGCGTAAATAGTTTTAATAAAGCAAGTACAAGCAAAGCTTCAAGTTCTTCTAAATCTGGTTTTTTTAAAGGTGGGCTTAAATCATCAAATTCTGGATTTGGTTCTTAA
- a CDS encoding glutathionylspermidine synthase family protein — protein sequence MRLLKVDKLQKDYLENIGFSWHTDEDGSDYISDTLVCVKENEANAYYEASNELYDMFIAAAQNVIDNDRFDELGIPFNLVEAIKMSWENDVHWHLYGRFDFAGGLDGKPIKLLEFNADTPTALFESAILQWAILKQNNMDENHQFNNIYECLMENFKRLITLDDDTSLFQNYYQGWKILFSSIAGNKEEEITTKLLAYIANEAGFETNFSYVDEVEFSDEGIFKDGINYEYWFKLIPWEDIAIEEGDLAMLLTQIMRNQKAIILNPAYTLIFQSKGIMKILYELYPNHPLLLETKDQPLTGKTYVKKPVFGREGANISIVKGEQILKENEGPYVNNKFIYQEYVELNSYENEFYQAGVFFAYEGCGLGFRKGGMILDNSSKFVGHIIKE from the coding sequence ATGAGATTGTTAAAAGTTGATAAGCTTCAAAAGGATTATTTAGAAAATATAGGTTTTTCTTGGCATACTGATGAAGATGGTAGTGATTATATTAGCGATACTTTAGTTTGCGTTAAAGAAAATGAAGCAAATGCTTATTATGAAGCATCTAATGAGCTTTATGATATGTTTATAGCGGCTGCACAAAATGTGATTGATAATGATCGTTTTGATGAGCTAGGTATTCCTTTTAATCTTGTAGAAGCTATTAAAATGAGTTGGGAAAATGATGTTCATTGGCATTTATATGGAAGATTTGATTTTGCTGGAGGCTTGGATGGAAAGCCTATTAAGCTTTTAGAATTTAATGCAGATACTCCAACAGCTCTTTTTGAGAGCGCAATTTTGCAATGGGCTATTTTAAAACAAAATAATATGGATGAAAATCATCAGTTTAATAATATTTATGAATGTTTAATGGAGAATTTTAAAAGACTGATTACGCTTGATGATGATACTAGTTTATTTCAAAATTATTATCAAGGCTGGAAAATTCTTTTTTCAAGTATAGCTGGAAACAAAGAAGAGGAAATTACGACGAAATTATTAGCTTATATTGCTAATGAAGCGGGATTTGAAACTAATTTTTCTTATGTAGATGAGGTTGAATTTAGCGATGAGGGTATTTTTAAAGATGGAATTAACTATGAATATTGGTTTAAACTGATTCCTTGGGAAGATATAGCAATAGAAGAAGGAGATCTTGCAATGCTTTTAACGCAGATCATGCGTAATCAAAAAGCTATCATTTTAAATCCTGCTTATACCTTGATATTCCAATCAAAAGGTATTATGAAAATTTTATATGAGCTTTATCCTAATCATCCATTACTTTTAGAAACAAAAGATCAACCTTTGACTGGAAAAACTTATGTTAAAAAGCCAGTTTTTGGTAGAGAAGGAGCTAATATAAGCATTGTTAAGGGTGAACAAATTTTAAAAGAAAATGAAGGACCTTATGTAAACAATAAATTCATTTATCAAGAATATGTAGAATTAAATTCATATGAAAATGAGTTTTATCAAGCAGGAGTATTTTTTGCTTATGAGGGATGCGGTTTAGGTTTTAGAAAAGGTGGAATGATACTTGATAATTCTTCAAAATTTGTTGGACATATTATTAAGGAGTAA
- a CDS encoding D-2-hydroxyacid dehydrogenase, translated as MKLVCLDAATLGNYDFSVFEKFGEIKLYDTTKNKEQTIERLKDADIVMTNKVVIDKEIIDASFNLKLILETATGLNNIDVDYAREKNIVVKNVAGYSTMSVVQHTFALIFAFLNHIPYYDQWVKNEKWCKSPIFTDFSRILTSIEGKKHGIIGLGSIGKEVAKISKAFGAKIYYYSTSGANANSEFERLELDELLKNCDIISIHAPLNNQTMNLLNLEKLELLKDDAILINVGRGGIINELDLAKAMDQKNIKVGLDVLEKEPMLENHPLLKIKNKDNLIITPHVAWASKEAINILMNKVYENLNEWIKNGK; from the coding sequence ATGAAATTAGTATGTTTAGATGCAGCAACTTTAGGAAATTATGATTTTAGTGTTTTTGAAAAATTCGGAGAAATTAAACTTTATGATACAACCAAAAATAAAGAACAAACAATTGAACGTTTAAAAGATGCTGATATTGTTATGACTAATAAAGTAGTGATTGATAAAGAAATTATAGACGCTTCTTTTAATCTCAAACTTATATTAGAAACTGCTACAGGATTAAATAATATAGATGTTGATTATGCTAGAGAAAAAAATATTGTAGTAAAAAATGTAGCTGGATATTCTACAATGAGTGTTGTGCAACATACTTTTGCTTTAATTTTTGCTTTTTTAAATCATATTCCTTATTATGATCAATGGGTGAAAAATGAAAAATGGTGTAAAAGTCCTATTTTTACAGATTTTAGTAGAATTTTAACCAGTATAGAAGGTAAAAAACATGGTATCATAGGGCTTGGTTCTATAGGAAAAGAAGTTGCTAAAATTTCAAAAGCTTTTGGAGCTAAAATTTATTATTATTCTACTAGTGGAGCAAATGCAAATTCAGAATTTGAACGCTTGGAATTAGATGAGCTTCTAAAAAATTGCGATATTATAAGCATTCATGCCCCGCTCAATAATCAAACTATGAATTTATTAAATTTGGAAAAATTGGAATTATTAAAAGATGATGCGATTTTGATTAATGTTGGTAGAGGCGGTATTATAAATGAATTAGATTTAGCAAAAGCGATGGATCAAAAAAATATCAAAGTTGGGCTTGATGTATTAGAAAAAGAACCTATGCTAGAAAATCATCCACTTTTAAAAATTAAAAATAAAGATAATCTTATTATTACTCCGCATGTTGCATGGGCATCTAAAGAAGCTATTAATATTTTAATGAATAAGGTTTATGAAAATCTTAATGAATGGATAAAAAATGGCAAGTGA
- a CDS encoding YajQ family cyclic di-GMP-binding protein yields MASEHSFDISAAIDKQELKNAFEQAKKELDSRYDLKGIKTEIQFNEKDSIFKLSSSSELKLDVLKDIVISKLIKRGINSSAIKELSRENGAMFHLNLKANDSIDSENAKKINKAIKESKLKVNSSIRGDEIRVVGKQIDDLQVVMKIVRELDLELNISFKNLK; encoded by the coding sequence ATGGCAAGTGAACATAGTTTTGATATTTCTGCAGCGATTGATAAACAAGAACTTAAAAATGCTTTTGAACAGGCAAAAAAAGAATTGGATTCAAGATATGATTTAAAGGGTATTAAAACTGAAATTCAATTTAATGAAAAAGACAGTATTTTTAAGCTTAGTTCTTCAAGTGAATTAAAGCTTGATGTTTTAAAGGATATTGTTATTTCTAAACTTATTAAAAGAGGTATTAATTCTAGTGCCATTAAAGAACTCTCTCGCGAAAATGGAGCTATGTTTCACTTAAATTTAAAGGCAAATGATTCCATAGATAGTGAAAATGCTAAAAAAATCAATAAGGCTATAAAAGAGAGCAAATTGAAGGTAAATTCTTCAATTAGAGGAGATGAAATTCGTGTTGTAGGAAAACAAATTGATGATTTACAAGTTGTGATGAAAATTGTTCGTGAGCTTGATCTTGAGTTAAATATCAGTTTTAAAAATTTGAAATAA
- a CDS encoding ATP-binding protein has protein sequence MLKLKEFLNLKTIEKTQIYKELKCSKNEALILRELCKNYVISVASVNAFTLLSSIFGMEKYAYLDVLGDLKKLIERGFVNQNSSFFKNIESNKNQTLSLNLLQCELSLSEYFLEFLESKSNNLDFSKKEAYADYLEYLKDEFIRVELYERLSFIRKSAYNSELKEQIKLCEDYIKERLKKSKFYNVLADIFKEFNLNQKEQIIFLTLLREEYLLSNENSTFREMNFLLSLISEDELDKHKNKRLLQENSPLLNLIEYDEYLNSFGDISKSFFITDEILQRVINFEPKQSKKVKIENVLKDQDIFELIEPRVNINDIIMPENTKELLQSILKQQDKKVLERLNLWGIKNNKNIEAKIIFYGPPGTGKTMSALAMAKSMKKSVLSFDCSKILSKWVGESEQNVRKIFDTYKNIVQTCKQSPILLLNEADQFLSTRIESNAGSDKMHNQMQNIFLEQIERFNGVIIATTNFLENLDIAFSRRFDYKIEFKKPEFKDRLKMWEKFLPKKAEFDRKFDINILANYELSGAQILMIIKNTALKVAISKEGIFYMQDFLESIQKELNSSFDKSKIVGF, from the coding sequence ATGTTAAAGCTTAAGGAATTTCTAAATTTAAAAACTATAGAAAAAACTCAAATTTATAAAGAACTTAAGTGTTCTAAAAATGAAGCTTTGATTTTAAGAGAGCTTTGTAAAAATTATGTTATTTCCGTTGCCTCTGTAAATGCATTTACTCTATTATCTAGTATTTTTGGTATGGAAAAATATGCGTATTTAGATGTTTTAGGAGATTTAAAAAAACTTATAGAAAGAGGTTTTGTTAATCAAAATTCTAGCTTTTTCAAAAATATTGAAAGCAATAAAAATCAAACTTTGAGTTTAAATTTATTACAGTGTGAATTAAGTTTAAGTGAATATTTTTTAGAATTTTTAGAATCAAAATCTAATAATTTAGATTTTAGTAAAAAAGAAGCTTATGCTGATTATTTAGAATATCTTAAAGATGAATTTATACGAGTTGAGCTTTATGAAAGATTGAGTTTTATTAGAAAAAGTGCTTATAATAGTGAATTAAAGGAACAAATTAAACTTTGTGAAGACTATATTAAGGAGCGTTTAAAAAAAAGTAAATTTTATAATGTTTTAGCTGATATTTTTAAAGAATTCAATCTTAATCAAAAAGAACAAATTATTTTTTTAACACTTTTAAGAGAAGAATATTTATTGAGTAATGAAAATTCTACTTTTAGAGAAATGAACTTTTTATTGTCTCTTATAAGTGAAGATGAACTTGACAAGCATAAAAATAAAAGATTACTTCAGGAAAATTCTCCACTTTTAAATTTAATAGAATATGATGAGTATTTAAATTCTTTCGGAGATATTTCAAAAAGTTTTTTTATTACGGATGAAATTTTGCAAAGGGTTATTAATTTTGAACCAAAACAAAGCAAAAAGGTTAAAATTGAAAATGTTTTAAAAGATCAAGATATTTTTGAATTAATAGAACCAAGGGTTAATATTAATGATATTATTATGCCTGAAAATACTAAAGAGCTTTTGCAAAGTATTCTTAAGCAACAAGATAAAAAAGTACTTGAAAGATTAAATTTATGGGGAATAAAAAACAATAAAAATATAGAGGCTAAGATTATTTTTTATGGGCCTCCTGGTACGGGAAAAACTATGTCAGCACTAGCTATGGCTAAATCAATGAAAAAATCGGTTCTTAGCTTTGATTGTTCTAAAATTCTTAGCAAATGGGTTGGAGAGAGTGAACAAAATGTTAGAAAAATTTTTGATACTTATAAGAATATAGTACAAACTTGTAAACAAAGTCCTATTTTATTACTAAATGAAGCTGATCAATTTTTAAGTACAAGAATTGAAAGTAATGCAGGAAGTGATAAAATGCATAATCAAATGCAAAATATTTTTTTAGAGCAGATTGAGCGTTTTAATGGAGTAATTATTGCAACTACAAATTTTTTAGAAAATTTGGATATAGCATTCTCTAGGAGATTTGATTATAAAATAGAATTTAAAAAGCCTGAATTTAAAGATAGATTGAAAATGTGGGAAAAATTTTTACCTAAAAAAGCCGAATTTGATAGAAAATTTGATATTAATATTTTAGCTAATTATGAATTAAGTGGAGCTCAAATATTAATGATTATTAAAAATACAGCTTTAAAAGTTGCAATTTCTAAAGAAGGAATTTTTTATATGCAAGATTTTTTAGAAAGTATACAAAAAGAACTTAATTCTAGTTTTGACAAAAGTAAGATCGTAGGTTTTTAA
- a CDS encoding ferric reductase-like transmembrane domain-containing protein, whose product MRKYFNFIAFIAFLASLICSFYNIFRAFDFVKEIYFNTGIFALIFFNLSLFFSLFKFKSTKNYPKFLGFFATFWSIIHFLNYFIFDRNAQIYRLFNDILYHFLETTGFVAFIIICLMFLSSFNFFKKIYKIRKLGYLCLIIASYHYFLSPKIPMFWEWSALILSMIYFILRYIKNLRSYFCQN is encoded by the coding sequence ATGCGTAAATATTTTAATTTTATCGCTTTTATAGCTTTCTTGGCAAGTTTGATTTGTTCTTTTTATAACATTTTTAGAGCTTTTGATTTTGTAAAAGAAATTTATTTTAATACAGGAATTTTTGCTTTAATATTTTTTAATTTAAGTTTGTTTTTTTCTTTATTTAAATTCAAATCAACAAAAAATTATCCCAAATTTTTGGGATTTTTTGCAACTTTTTGGAGTATTATCCATTTTTTAAATTATTTTATTTTTGATAGAAATGCTCAAATTTATAGATTATTTAATGACATCTTATATCATTTTTTAGAGACAACTGGATTTGTGGCTTTTATTATTATTTGTTTAATGTTCTTAAGTTCTTTTAATTTCTTTAAAAAAATATATAAAATAAGAAAATTAGGATATTTATGTTTAATCATCGCAAGTTATCATTATTTTTTAAGTCCTAAAATCCCTATGTTTTGGGAATGGAGTGCTTTAATCTTGTCAATGATTTATTTTATTTTACGCTATATTAAAAACCTACGATCTTACTTTTGTCAAAACTAG
- the msrP gene encoding protein-methionine-sulfoxide reductase catalytic subunit MsrP, with translation MHITPQYLYQKRREFLKLGIGALVSSTLIGSKLSAFNFIEDKNLNNLKVSDEELAINYVNFYEFSTDKRKAVALAQNFNTQNWKIEISGEVEKPIILSMEDILKFPLEEKIYRFRCVETWSMVVPWIGFELRQLIEKVKPTQKAKFVKFTTLLDKNQFPDQNALFPTIDYPYVEGLRMDEAMHPLTLLAVGMYKKPLKPQNGAPIRLVVPWKYGFKSIKSIVKIEFVEKQPRTTWQNYAPNEYGFYANVNPNVSHPRWSQANERALGDFFTKPTLMFNGYEKEVAKLYKGMDLKVNF, from the coding sequence ATGCATATTACACCCCAATATTTATATCAAAAAAGAAGAGAATTTTTAAAATTAGGCATTGGAGCTCTTGTTAGCTCAACTTTAATTGGCTCTAAACTTTCTGCTTTTAATTTTATTGAAGATAAAAATCTTAACAATCTAAAAGTAAGCGATGAAGAGTTAGCAATAAATTATGTTAATTTTTATGAATTTTCTACTGATAAGCGAAAGGCTGTTGCTCTAGCTCAGAATTTTAATACTCAAAATTGGAAAATCGAAATAAGTGGAGAAGTTGAAAAGCCAATAATTTTAAGCATGGAAGATATATTAAAATTTCCCTTGGAAGAAAAAATTTATCGATTTCGTTGCGTTGAAACTTGGTCTATGGTAGTTCCTTGGATTGGTTTTGAATTGCGTCAACTAATAGAAAAGGTAAAACCTACCCAAAAAGCTAAATTTGTTAAATTTACAACACTTTTAGACAAAAATCAATTTCCTGATCAAAATGCACTTTTTCCAACTATAGATTATCCTTATGTTGAAGGACTTAGAATGGATGAAGCAATGCATCCATTAACCTTACTTGCTGTAGGAATGTATAAAAAACCTTTAAAACCACAAAATGGTGCCCCTATACGTTTAGTTGTTCCTTGGAAATATGGTTTTAAAAGTATCAAGTCTATTGTAAAAATTGAATTTGTAGAAAAACAACCTCGCACAACTTGGCAAAATTATGCCCCAAATGAATATGGTTTTTACGCTAATGTTAATCCAAATGTATCTCATCCAAGGTGGTCTCAAGCAAATGAAAGAGCTTTAGGTGATTTTTTCACAAAACCTACTTTGATGTTTAATGGATATGAAAAAGAAGTTGCAAAACTTTACAAAGGTATGGATCTAAAGGTTAATTTCTAA
- the nusB gene encoding transcription antitermination factor NusB, with the protein MATRHQVRQSVISLLYALEINERNEHFINDYLDEKKIRNDQKKFTLNLYQGIIHNLYDIDEKLNIHLNENKIEKLGYIERAILRLGAYELLFTDTPSAIIINEAIELAKELANDSSPKFINGVLDSLIKAKK; encoded by the coding sequence ATGGCAACACGTCATCAAGTCAGACAAAGTGTCATTTCTTTGCTCTATGCTTTAGAAATAAATGAAAGAAATGAACATTTTATCAATGATTATCTAGATGAAAAAAAAATTCGTAATGATCAAAAAAAATTTACTTTGAATTTATACCAAGGCATTATTCACAATCTTTATGATATTGATGAAAAATTAAATATTCATCTTAATGAAAATAAAATTGAAAAGTTAGGATATATAGAAAGGGCTATATTAAGACTTGGAGCTTATGAGTTACTTTTTACAGATACACCAAGCGCAATCATAATCAATGAAGCAATAGAATTAGCCAAAGAATTAGCCAATGATAGCTCTCCTAAATTTATCAACGGAGTTTTAGATTCATTAATTAAGGCTAAAAAATGA
- the ribH gene encoding 6,7-dimethyl-8-ribityllumazine synthase, producing MKIIEGKLNLNSNEKIAIINARFNHIITDRLVEGAKDAFLRHGGKEENLSLILVPGAFELPFILKKAIESQKFDAICCIGAVIRGSTPHFDYVAAETTKGIANISLNHNIPVSFGVLTTDTIEQAIERAGSKAGNKGFEAMVTVIEMLNLSKEI from the coding sequence ATGAAAATTATTGAAGGAAAACTCAATCTTAATTCTAATGAAAAAATTGCAATTATTAATGCAAGATTCAATCATATTATTACCGATCGTCTTGTCGAAGGTGCAAAAGATGCTTTTTTAAGACATGGGGGTAAAGAAGAAAATTTAAGCCTTATTCTTGTTCCTGGCGCTTTTGAACTTCCTTTTATTTTAAAAAAAGCTATAGAAAGTCAGAAATTTGATGCAATTTGTTGTATAGGTGCTGTTATTAGAGGTTCAACTCCGCATTTTGATTATGTTGCAGCAGAAACTACAAAAGGTATCGCTAATATAAGCTTAAATCATAATATTCCTGTAAGTTTTGGTGTTCTTACAACAGATACTATAGAACAAGCTATAGAAAGAGCAGGTAGTAAAGCTGGAAATAAAGGTTTTGAAGCTATGGTTACAGTTATAGAAATGCTTAATTTAAGTAAGGAAATTTAA
- the kdsA gene encoding 3-deoxy-8-phosphooctulonate synthase encodes MKKMILIAGPCVIESKDLVFKVAEQLKIFNENKNIEFYFKSSFDKANRTSIDSFRGPGIEEGLKILESVKNEFNMKILTDIHESFQASIVSEVADVLQIPAFLCRQTDLLVAAGKTRSKVNIKKGQFLNPSDIKYSVKKILQTRSINKEGYEIAKQNGVFVAERGSSFGYGNLVVDMRSLVIMREFAPVVFDATHSVQMPGAANGKSGGKSEFVEPLARAAAAVGVDGFFFETHINPCEALCDGPNMLDISRLKNCVETLLQIQNIIKDI; translated from the coding sequence ATGAAAAAAATGATATTAATTGCTGGTCCTTGCGTTATAGAAAGTAAAGATTTAGTATTTAAAGTCGCTGAACAACTTAAAATTTTTAATGAAAATAAAAATATAGAATTTTATTTTAAATCTAGCTTTGATAAAGCTAATCGCACAAGTATTGACTCTTTTCGTGGCCCTGGAATCGAGGAAGGGCTTAAAATTTTAGAAAGTGTTAAAAATGAATTTAATATGAAAATTTTAACCGACATCCACGAAAGTTTTCAAGCATCAATTGTAAGTGAAGTTGCTGATGTACTTCAAATTCCAGCATTTTTATGCCGTCAAACTGATTTGCTTGTTGCAGCTGGAAAAACTAGATCAAAAGTTAATATTAAAAAAGGACAGTTTCTAAATCCAAGTGACATTAAATATAGTGTTAAAAAAATTCTTCAAACTAGAAGTATAAATAAAGAAGGTTATGAAATAGCTAAACAAAATGGAGTTTTTGTTGCTGAAAGAGGCTCTAGCTTTGGATATGGAAATTTAGTTGTAGATATGAGATCTTTAGTCATTATGCGTGAATTTGCACCTGTTGTATTTGATGCAACTCATAGTGTTCAAATGCCAGGAGCTGCTAATGGAAAAAGTGGAGGAAAAAGCGAATTTGTAGAACCTTTAGCAAGAGCAGCAGCAGCAGTTGGCGTAGATGGATTTTTCTTTGAAACCCATATCAATCCTTGCGAAGCTCTATGCGATGGACCAAATATGCTAGATATTTCACGCCTTAAAAATTGTGTCGAAACACTTTTACAAATACAAAATATTATAAAGGATATTTAA